The DNA segment GTCAGGTGTCACACTCATCGCCAAAGAGGATTTATCACAACTGCTCCTGTAAATATGGACATACTTGAGTGAAAGGTTACTTGTGAGTAAGAGTTGTTTGGAAATTCCACCCTGTAGGGAACAGAAGCCTCCGTCCCCTGAAGAGCAGAATATCCTCTCATTACAGCAGTCTGCTCGAGAAAGATACTTGCGCTGGCGGAGCCAGTTCTCCGAACGCTCCTCTGGCTATTGCTTGCCTGGTTTTGGAGATTGTGCTCCCATGACTAGCTAGGCTGTGCTAATGCCTGCTACTACTCTGACAAACTCAgttaagaaatgcagaaagctttTCTCCTTCTTATTTTGTGCTCAGCACAACCTTAGTAATGGCAAAGACCTGCTGGATCACATCTCAGTCCATCCAGGGAACTGGACATATCGCCCATAGATACTCCCTTTCCTGTCATCTCTCTCTTTATCTATGATCACCACAAATTGAGGCAGCATGGACAGCAAACAAAATAGttgaaaaataacttcagagaGGTACTTCATACACTTCAGCTTACATCAAGTCCATGTAACACCTAGACACAGAGATAAACAGGAACTTCCAACATTTAGCAGGCCTGATCTTCACAGACTGTGAGCAAGTTTGCACGACCAGAGAAATGTAAGCCACAAATGGGGAACTAAACCCACGGGGGAATTACCTCAGCAATTTAAGAAATCTCACAGTAAAGCATGTATTAGACCTATTGTCTGTCATTGTGCCAGGTGACAGACTTCTACACCACGATATCCCTAGTCTTCTCACTACTACAGTCACTATTATTCACGCTTTTCAGAAGTGAGAATTTATATtgatttcccatttttcttccctggaCTCTACCATAGCATgtgatataaaaatgtttattggactaagaataaaataaatacaaattcataaaatataaaaggCACTTTGATGTTATAAatacaaatgtttcttctttgtACATAATCTAGGGGAACTTTTTTTCTTGACTTGTTGTAAAGTTTGCATCATACAAAAAGCTGATGACtcacaaaacattattttactttttggaaTAAGCTGCTGACATGTAAAGTATCTTCCTTGTGAACTGGGATTTCTAGAGGGAAACTGCCTGTGGGCTATTTATTCTTGGCATAAACAGCAAGACTAGCCAGCCCCGTGGGAAGAAGAAACACCCTATAGGTGACACCCCCTTTGGAAGGTATAAAGAGAGATCTGCGGCAACAACCAACCTGCAGTCTGATTCAATATCAAGCTGTGCATCTTGCTTTGGGCTTTGGGTTGGATCTGCAGCTGTCCTCAAAATGAGTTGTAGTATTAAGCAGACAACTGGCTCTCTCAGGGGCAGGACCAGTGGTGGCAGCTGTGTTAttggtggcggtggtggtggtggaggagcaCGGATCTCCTCAGTCTCTTCTGGAAGATACGTGACTTGCGGGATAGGTGGTAGCCGAGGGTTTTCTGGTAGAAGCTACTGTGGTGGTGTGAATTATGGAGGAGGACTGAGTACTGGCAGTTTGGTTGGTGGAAACTATGGAGGTGGCTTAGGAGCCCCTGTCCTCGGAGGATGTTCAGGCATTGGATTCAGCGGTGGCAGTGCTCGCTTTGGCGGTGGCATTGGAGGTGGCCTTGGTATTGGTCTTGGTGGAGGGGTAGTTGGAGGTGGTTTTTGTGGTGATGGCATTCTTCTTTCTGGTGATGAAAAGGTTACCATGCAGAACCTTAATGACCGCCTGGCTTCTTACCTGGACAAGGTGAGGTGCCTGGAACAAGAAAATGCTGACCTGGAGTGCAGAATCAGGGAGTGGTACGCCAAGCAGGGCCCTTTTTGTGAGCCACGGGACTACAGCTGCTATTATAAAGAAATAGAAGATCTTCAAAATCAGGTAACATCAtttctcagctgctttctccCTTGTAAGCTTCTCCCACGGTGTTCGTTCACAACTTAATGCAGTTATCAAGAGTAACATTTCATTATTGTAAAATGCTTTTTGTAAACAGCCATTAAGATAACTGCCTGTAGAAAGCCCTAGAGCTTAAAGGTAAAAACCTTGAGTGTTTGGACTGTTTCCATTGCTTTTATTCATCAGATATATTCGAAGGGGAAAATGTTATGTTATGTACTGATCGGCTCAGTAGTCTGTCTGAATTACGTTTGTGccaaggtgtttaaaaaaaatagatatatgcCAAGAAAGcaactaaaagagaaaaaaagatggatCATGTTAATTTGCCTGAATCTATATTATTCTGTCATCAGTCTTGCAGAATTCCAGTTAAACGTTATCTCCTTTTTTTACAAGTTTACTCTTTCATATAGAATTGGGAAATATAGGAcatctaattaaaaataagaacaaagagAGCATTGCCGTAACACATTTTGAGtatgcaatttaaaattaaaaacatttgtttgtaAAGTGTGTTTAGCAAAAATTCTAGGTTGTCAACGCACAAAGAATAATAAAGTGAAAAGAATCCAGGAAACAGACAGAATGAGGCAGACTTATAATTAAGTCttgaaacaaagcttttaaaTCTCTTATCCATGAAAGTAAGGTTTAGATTTAAAAGGTTAGGTGGATTGTGGCAGGTGCTAGACAACACTGATTGTACTTCCCCAACTGTCTGCATCTGAACCAcgtattttagcattttaatgcCTCCACTGTACTTCACTGAACACTCACCCTGGTGACTGCCATGCTCCTCACCTCCCCCATGCCTGCTAcccaatattaaaacaaaaaaaagagagggagaaagagttTAGGTCTTTGTAGTACCGGTCAATGGGTACACTTGAGCCTGAGGATACAGGGAAGAGACTTCAGGAGCAAATATTCTTTTTCCAGATTGTCTGCGCAACCATAGACAACAACAAGATCATTTTGAACATCGATAACAGCAGGATGACAGCCGATGACTTCCGAGTGAAGTGAGTACCCCTTGGCGCACAGGTGTGGCACACAGCACACGCGAGGAACTGACTGTTCCTCGGTCACTGCACTCCCGCTCGCAGAGCTGGTGAGAAGGAGCTGTCAGACAGGTCTCCTGTGATCCTCTGGTCAGGACAGGCTGAAGGTTAGGTAGAAAAGCTCTTTCATCCATTGCCTCTAGAGCTGCCTTAATGAGTGGCAGTTCCAGGATGGAAAGTTTGGGAGAATGAGATGTTCTTGTGTGGAGATTAGCATTCTTCAGAAGGCAGAAGGCATCCACAGACAGGGAGCAGCGTGGGTTCACCTGAGCTGCCATTCTGGCACGTGGTGTCTTTCAAAGGggaagcttttgttttttcttgttggaGCACTGAAACGCAGTGAGTGACACCTCCGCCCCAGTGAAAAAGCTCCAGGGAAGGCAGACTGAGGGCAGATTTGACAGAGCAGGTCTCAGACTGCATCTTAGCATCCTGTGAGGCTAGTTAGGAAAATGCTGTAAGAAAGATGGAtggtcaaatgaaaaaaaaaaaagagcaaatggtGGTGTCAGACACTGACtactctttcttgctttctttctcacCCTCAGGTACGAGACGGAGCTGGCCCTGCGCCAGAGCGTGGAGGCTGACATTAATGGCTTACGCCAAGTCCTGGATCAGCTGACTCTCTGCAGGTCTGACCTGGAGGCACAGCTGGAGTCGCTGCGGGAGGAGCTCTGCTGCCTGAAGAAGAACCACGAGGAGGTAGGGTCCTGCCTCTCTCACATCAATTCATGCAGGATCCAACACCCTCCCTGTCCGTGGTCCCCACCCTGGGGTGCTGGCTGCGGAGGGGCAAGTGGTTAATGGAGATGATACATGTGAACTAGGCGCTGTGAATGTCCAGCAGAGAGGGTCTCTGCCAGGGGCTATGCTCTTCCCTACAGGGGAACTAAGCTTCCtcagttttttccttcttttttaaaaaatgacatgatCTGGGTGGTGTTTCCAGGAAATGAGCTGTCTGAGGAAACAATCGACTGGAGATGTGAGCGTGGAGGTCAATGCCTGTCCTGGCCCAGACCTCAGAAAGATCCTGGAGGAGATGAGGTGCCAGTATGAAACACTGATTGAACGCAATCGCAAAGAAGTTGAGGACTGGTATGAGTGCAAGGTGAGTAAATTTACTCAGCTCTGACTTTCCCAGGCTAACACCCCGGCAATGGTTCTACAGTGATTTATTAGATGTTAAAACCACACAACATACTGTAACAGCATTCAGCGTTGGTTCAAACTGACACAGGGGATACTGCCACTCTGTGTCCTTTTCATGGGGTGACAGGAATTGCTGCATGTCAGTGAGACTTGAGGTGGGAACGCTTTACAAAGCAGTAAGTAGTGAGAAGAACTGGACCGCAGTAGTACTGGAAGAGCAAGAGGAATGACGAGCAGGGTTTACACTCCATTAGGATGAGAGAGTTCACCGAAACCTTTCTCATTTCATGTTTTTTGCTAGCTTCTCTGCTCTTTCCTTAATACTTAATCTGACTTACATTACGCATTCCCTGAACGCCTTTATTCTGGATTGGCGGTTTTCAGATTGAGGAGGTGAATCGGGAGGTTATTACAAGCGGTCAGGAGGTAGAGACGTGCAACAACCAAGTCACCGAACTGAGACGCCAATTGCAAGCCCTGGAAATCGAGCTCCAGGCTCAGCTCAGCCAGGTGGGTGGTGAGCTGGGGTAAAGCTCAGCTGTCTCACAGTTATGCTTTGATGTAGGAATTTGTAGTTAAATGCAGTGTTTCTCATGCCTGTATTTGTATTGTGCCACACGTCACTCCTCAGAGGGACAACCTGGAATCCTCGCTGGCTGAGACAGAGTGTCGCTACAATAACCACCTTGCTGAGCTCCAGAGCCAGATCACGTGCGTGGAGCAGCAACTGGCTGATCTGCGTGCAGAAATGGAGTGCCAGAACCAAGAGTACAAGATCCTGCTGGACGTCAAATGCCGTCTGGAGCAGGAGATCCATACGTACCGCTGCCTGCTGGAGGGCGGACAGCAGGACCTTATGTAAGTAGGCTTGAGACGCACCAAATGATACAATAAAATACCTGTGTCCTGGGTATTTTAACATAAAAGCAAAGTGAATAATAGGTGGAGGCACTGCACAGCTCCTTCACCCTCACTGACCTGTTCTGGCTGCCTGGTAATCAATGGTGATAATCTGCTTCCCTACCCTGTGCCAGCCATTGCCACAAGAAGAAAGCTCACTGCAATATTCTGCCAATTCTATGCCAGAGGAAAACAGATTGAGAGCAGCAGGGACAATGAACAAACTGTAGTTCTAGTTTATCTGTCATTTCCTTcactaaaatgttattttcttgttCCCTTAGTCAGCAAGGAGGAATTGGTCAGTCTTCGGGTCTAGGAGGAGGAGTTGCAAGAACAAgtggaataggaggaggaggtATCATTAGAACAAGCCACACTTATACTTCATCTTCCCAGATGCCATCCTGTGCAGCTGCGGAGATACAAGGTAAGACCTGCAACACTCTACAAGATTTCCACAGTCTTCTCTATTCCAATGCAACAAGGACAGGCAGCAACAAAGATCTTTCCCACATAGCTTACAGGTGCTATTTGAAAGTTTTATTGTGAGGCTACTGGGAAATGCGTGATGGGAGGCTGCAGAGGAGTGGCTACAACAGGTGCTTTCAGGAGCTGTGACTCCGCTAGGAAGCATGAGAACTGCAAAAAGGGAGGAGGGCGAAGAGGGAtagaaaggagaaggagagagttAGCAGGCAGGAAAGCCACAGAGAACGTGGAGAAAGGACTGACATGAAATCTGGGACAAAGGGAAGAGTAGGAGAAAGCAGAGCGcccagaatcagaaaaaaaagcaggaatcaTGGGAATACTGGCAGAAAACCACTGGGGGAAACTTCCagccaaactgaaaaagaaagaaagaaatacggTGACAGTTGGTCCAGGAGAATGAATGTGAGCAGGGGCATTGTTCTGGCAAGGACCCTGATGCCATTCCCTCATCCAGATTGCTGCTGGTGCAATGTCTGCAGCTTCCACCATTTGGCATTTTTATGTAAAAGGGCAAACCATGCTCAAGCTAGCTACAAATCCCATCTGCCTGACTGGCAGGCAACAATGAGACCTTTCCAGGAAGGGACAGCATTTATCTGAAATTCTAATTGAATTGGCTTGTGAAATGATCACATGTATAGAATGACAGTGTGGGAAAGAATCTATTTTTGCTATAAACAAAGTAATGTTTCTTTTGATCTCTCCTTGCAGTGCCTTGCAGAAGGATTTGTGATTAAGCAGAGAAATGAGACTATCCAACAAGAGAAGCCTGAAGCAGAGCCATGGataaagagagagaatatttacTGTATGCCCCTGCAAAGAGCAAGGCACATGCTCTTTTGTATTACTCAGCAATGCTAAGCGATGTGTCAGAGGGATAAGCAGAGCGTTGGGCcacattctgctttattttgctatttgctttttCTGGTCTGTATTGCTGCCTGTGCCCAACCACCATGACTATTGCTGGAGTTAACCAGTAGTATGATCACTAATGTACCTGCTGGTGAAAAAATGTCTCTAATAAAACTTTGCTTCTGCCTGATGCAATCAAGAAACCTGTGTCTGGAAACTGAGTTCCTTTAGAAAATCAGGTGCTGATCCATGCACAAGGGCCAGCTAAACTGGTCAGGAACATACTCCACTGGGAACAAAGCTGCTTTGCCAGTGGGAGCCAGAGAATGGCCTCGCTGACCTTGCAGGTCTTGTCCACCTCCTCCCTGTCAAAGCCTGTAGCATACGTTGCCCGTTCCTGCATGACATCCTCCGTGGTCTACATAGACAGCCTAATCAGGCAGATGCCTGTGTGCTTCCCACAGAACACTGTGCTAAAACATGATTTTAGAAAAATTTTGAAAGTCAGTGGTGGAACATCTGGAGACAGATTGCCAGTCTAGTGCTGACACATCTGGGCTGTGCCCTCTCATACTTCATCATCCAGCCTGGAGACTGTGATTAGGTTGAAGAGGAAATCTTGGTCTCCACAACTGATTCAATTTCTGCTGACGTGGCTTATATTCCGACATATTCCTTGCATTTTATAGGAATCTTCCCATTGGGAAAAGGACTGGAGGCAAAAGGCTTATTTCCTATCTATTTTCACATAGCGACTGAGTCATTTACTGGTCATCCTTCTATTTCAAAGAGTTTCAACCTGAACATCAGGAACTATTGAAAGATCATCTTTACATTAAACATACCTTCTTTGGAGAACTGGAGAGGGCAGGACGGAAGCTGAAAAAGTGCAGCTCAACAGAAAATACAATGGAGAAAAAAGCCAGCTAGGGCCTTTGGATACACAGAGCCATTATGTCTTAAACCTCACAAGCAAGGCAAAGACCACGCCCTCCTTTGGGCCTCAAACAGCAGCCATGTAGCTGATGCTGAGTCAGTGTGGACTGGCATGGTAGCGTGCAGGCGTCCTGACACTGACCTGCCCAGAGAAGCGAGGGCAGCAGTTTGGTAACTCAGGGCCCTGGAGCACTTCTGGTGGGTGCAGCCATGGGAACCGGCCAGAGTCATTCTGGGTTTGGAGAATTTTCAGTTAAAAGCCATTATGAGCTGGAGGGTGTTTTGAGGATTAAATTGTCTGTTGGTCCAGAAAACCAAGCAGTGGTTGGTTTTATATGTCCACTCCACCCTGCAGGTTCACAGCTAAAACAGCAGCACTGGGTACGGCTGCTGTTATTTCGGTACACTGTGATGTGGCTGTTACAGAAGGAGTCATGTTCACTTACGAGATGACCTGGCAAAGCAAAACTCCTGGTTACTCCTTTTCTGTCAAAAGCTGGAGGTTATCAAACAGCCAGCctcaggggaggaggaaaaagggtacaaagacaaaaacatttcaggacCATATACACAGTATAGTGTGGCACACTTTTCTAGCAGCAGTTCTTTTATATAGACACCAATTTCTCTGTTGCTACAGAAATAGACTTAACACAACCTGAAACCTTCCAGGAAAGCATCATCTCCAAGGCCCGGAGGTAGCAAGTGTCTGAAGAAGCTCAATCATTAATGTATCAGGGAGCAGGTGAAAGGCGTCCTTCTCCTGCTGTAAAAGACCATGGAGAGATGTCTCAgtggtatttcttttatttaatctaCCAGACACTAAACCCAATAGTATCCAGGGGCTAgagcaaaataagaaaatgcagcACTGGAACAACTGCAATAATGACTCAAAAGAGTGGTCATAGGTAGAAGTTTTTAAACCACAACTCTAAATCAAGTCTTCCTTAAAGATCAGTTCCAACCCTACAGAAAGTCCCAGACTTGATGCAGAAATCTCTCAGTAGACATGTAAGGCCAGTGCCTCATAAGAGATCAAAAGAGCTACTTATCATGGTTATAATGGCAAATTTCCATTGGTTGGACTCCTTTGCGTATATCCCAGTTGTTCTCAGAGCTCTGGCTGAGAAGTTGGAAAGcaaatctttcccttttcctttcccattgtCTTCTCCTGCCTTCAGTGCAAAGAAGGACAGTAAGATAACCCACTGCTGCCCTTTCTGTCCCCGATCCTTCCCAATTTACCAGTCCTCACACtctcatttctaaaaatataaagaTACTGTACTGGCACTCCTCCAGCTTTCGGTTCTCTGGAAACTCTAGGCTACCTACAATATATAAAAGCTTCCCACTTTCTTCTGGGAGCCCCAGCTGATTCCCACCGGGTCTGGGCTGGTCTCCTTCTCTTGTGAACTGCTACTGACATCTAGCTGCTCCACCTGATTCCCTGTATTCATATAAAAGGCCTTCCCACCCTTCCCACCAGGTCCAGCAGGCGCAAAGCATGCACTTTCTCAAAGGAGCTGTCCTAAATTCTTGAGAGGTGAAAGAGACCTAATGACTTGGCCAGAAGGACTCTAATGATCCAGACTTTATGAATATGCCTCTGGAAAGCCCCCGGGGGTGCGCAGGCTCAGCTCCTAAGACACTGTGATGTTGTTTGTGGACCTACAAGTTGGGATGTGCCTGGAAAGCAGCTCATGAGAAGGTAGCTTGTGATAAACAGCTCCCCAGCAGAAAACACCCTGGAAACAACCCATATATTAAGGAGCTGCAAATTATGGAGCTGCAAATCTTGAGCTGGAAACTACATTTCCATGAGATTTCCATATTTCTTTGTGCTAATGAGACAGACCCAGGAAGCTTATGAGTTCAAATAACTGAATGAAAATAGCagacaaagctttatttttttaaggtcttcagaacaattatttaattttatcttaGCTTAACTAGTGCACCCATTTcctgaagacaaaaaggaaaaatagcaagAAAGAGAGGAAGCGTGTGCCATGCGAGGATCCTGGGCAAAGGTGCCTGCTGAAGACCCACAGCAGAAAGAGGTGGGTCTAATGGATAAAGCTACAGGGGACCAATGTACCTCAGAAGGGCAGGAGCCAtcctctctgctctctgcaaTAATTACCGCAATAGGCACGTCGACATCCTTCACTCCCACGAAGGAGTAAGTCATTCCATGCTTCTGCCTGCATTATTCTGATATGCTAAAATAATAACTgtggagcagaggaaggaatgTGTGCTCACTCAGAAAAGATGCTTGCTGCAGACAGTTATTGGGAAACTCCTGAAGAATCATAACGCAGGACAGGCAAAGCTTCAAGCGATGCAATATTACATCAGTTTCGGTTCATTCTTACCACCACACCCTGACTCCAATTACGTTCTCCAGTCCTAGTAATGAAATCCAGGTATTCCTTCCTATGCACAGCAACTGTATTAGAGTTTTTACCTATTCTGAGCTTTGCTCCTTTGTATTTAGGGACTGAGTGGAGCACAACTTGGAAGGAAGGGCAGGCTGACATTCAGGCACTGCAGTCTGATACAGGAGACCTAGGTTCAACTGCAGACTTCGCCACAGGCGTGCTCCTTGTCTTTGAGTAAATCACTTTGAGCAAGTCTTTCCACACCTCTGTCTCCAGCCTGCTGGAGATATCACAGGAATGCTGCTGGCTTTCATTGTACTGTATAAGTAACATCCAAGGATGCCAAGATAAGGGGAAACatcttttcaacagaaataagGAGGATAAGAGC comes from the Aptenodytes patagonicus chromosome 20, bAptPat1.pri.cur, whole genome shotgun sequence genome and includes:
- the LOC143169390 gene encoding keratin, type I cytoskeletal 19-like, producing the protein MSCSIKQTTGSLRGRTSGGSCVIGGGGGGGGARISSVSSGRYVTCGIGGSRGFSGRSYCGGVNYGGGLSTGSLVGGNYGGGLGAPVLGGCSGIGFSGGSARFGGGIGGGLGIGLGGGVVGGGFCGDGILLSGDEKVTMQNLNDRLASYLDKVRCLEQENADLECRIREWYAKQGPFCEPRDYSCYYKEIEDLQNQIVCATIDNNKIILNIDNSRMTADDFRVKYETELALRQSVEADINGLRQVLDQLTLCRSDLEAQLESLREELCCLKKNHEEEMSCLRKQSTGDVSVEVNACPGPDLRKILEEMRCQYETLIERNRKEVEDWYECKIEEVNREVITSGQEVETCNNQVTELRRQLQALEIELQAQLSQRDNLESSLAETECRYNNHLAELQSQITCVEQQLADLRAEMECQNQEYKILLDVKCRLEQEIHTYRCLLEGGQQDLIQQGGIGQSSGLGGGVARTSGIGGGGIIRTSHTYTSSSQMPSCAAAEIQVPCRRICD